The following proteins come from a genomic window of Acanthopagrus latus isolate v.2019 chromosome 5, fAcaLat1.1, whole genome shotgun sequence:
- the b3galt8 gene encoding beta-1,3-galactosyltransferase 2 yields the protein MRITYSWRLVKLLAVSAVFVLSAQILSVSLGKHPSKPSPLSAEEYRLISPETYQYILNQPAVCKDSKPFLVFMVPVAPLEAAAREAVRKTWGAPSQDSLTLFFVGLPEGGQVSSIQDALEEESRKHADIIQMNFQDSYKNLTIKTMMMMNWLAVHCPNASYAMKVDSDIFVNVFYLIRRLRSSPRQGFITGSVIADGRPRREANSKWHVSEELYPEESFPRYVSGAGYVFSADLASRISWASRFVQVIPLEDVYIGLCLRVLGVEPVYSRSLLTLRNLFEIRKLKYDRCTFAKLVIVNGFNPSELLHSWQDFSKGYRSC from the coding sequence ATGAGGATAACTTATTCGTGGAGGTTAGTGAAGTTACTCGCGGTTTCAGCTGTGTTCGTCCTGTCTGCTCAGATTTTAAGCGTATCACTGGGTAAACACCCGTCAAAGCCGAGCCCCCTGTCCGCCGAGGAGTACAGGCTCATATCCCCTGAGACATACCAGTATATTCTCAACCAGCCTGCCGTATGCAAGGACAGTAAACCTTTCCTGGTTTTTATGGTCCCAGTTGCTCCTCTGGAAGCAGCAGCAAGAGAGGCTGTCAGGAAAACCTGGGGTGCTCCAAGTCAGGACAGCCTCACTCTGTTCTTCGTGGGGCTTCCTGAGGGGGGCCAGGTGTCAAGCATCCAGGACGCGCTGGAGGAAGAGAGTAGGAAACATGCAGACATCATCCAGATGAACTTCCAGGACAGTTACAAGAACCTGACTATCAagaccatgatgatgatgaactggCTGGCAGTCCACTGTCCAAATGCCTCCTACGCCATGAAGGTGGACTCTGACATCTTTGTGAATGTCTTCTACCTCATCAGACGCCTGAGGAGCTCCCCCAGGCAGGGCTTCATCACAGGGTCCGTGATAGCTGATGGCAGACCGAGGAGGGAAGCTAACAGCAAGTGGCACGTGTCAGAGGAGTTGTATCCCGAGGAGAGCTTCCCTCGGTATGTGTCTGGAGCTGGCTATGTCTTCTCTGCAGACCTGGCCTCCAGGATCTCCTGGGCATCCAGGTTTGTCCAGGTAATCCCCCTGGAGGATGTCTACATAGGGCTGTGTCTGCGTGTGCTGGGTGTGGAGCCTGTGTATTCCCGCAGCCTGCTGACTCTCAGGAACCTGTTTGAAATCAGAAAGCTGAAGTACGACAGGTGCACTTTTGCCAAACTGGTCATTGTTAACGGCTTCAATCCATCAGAGCTGTTGCACAGTTGGCAAGACTTCTCTAAAGGCTATAGGAGCTGCTGA